The Lolium rigidum isolate FL_2022 chromosome 1, APGP_CSIRO_Lrig_0.1, whole genome shotgun sequence region atttctgaattgaggtgaagccccacaaatcTGTGCAATCTTGTTTGGCCATGAAGTAgttgtcgtactccctgacgccgtaGAAAATCTTCAAAAAcagctccttgttcatcctaaaccagCGCCGAAAatccttcggcgaatgagtcgcgtcgtcgttgaagtagtcggcgtcaagtaGCATTGCACCGGCttgacgatgccggttgatgttcctcctcttgcctagCTTTGAGCCGCCGCGCTGAGGCTCGACGAAGAAATGCTGGCGAACGGGCATCAtgctcgtcagaatcagctgctgctgttgcctccGGACAGCCTTatcgttctgctcctccgtgaacagctgcaccatcatctcgtcgtcacCGTCCATTGCGGCaatcggacgaacaccttgcgagTAGGGCGGTTGTGCTGCGGTGACGACGAGCTCTGTTCCGGTTTTTCAACGTTTATCAAATTATTAGTCAAAGTTTACACTATGGTGGTGGATTTATATATAAAAATATAGGGAGGATTTTGTTTCCAAGTACAGGATCTACGGGCACAATGAATTATTGAGCAGATCTCGAAGTTCTCAACGAAGCTAGAAGGGCCTAGCCGCCTAGGCAAGACAAGAGCACTCACTGTTGTCCCTTTTGCCCGTACCCCGTAGAACCCTACAGGTTACACAGCCCACAGGCAAAGCCCCCCAAAGTCCAAAGGAAAACAGAGAAAGAGAGGAATCCCGAGCTCCCCACACCCACATAGCCACACAGCCTCATCACTCATCGGCCCTCACTCCACTTCTTCCGCCGATTTCTCCCCAATTTCCTTCTCCATTCCCCCATCTCCCACTTCCTTCTCCCCGTCATCTTGCAGTCGATCGATCTTCCTGCTTGGCTGGTTCCGCATTCCCCATAAATCTAGCTACCACCATAGCCGCTCCCCAAGAAGCTAGGATAAAGTTGGCAAGGACACTCCTGCTCCACTGACCCCTCCGCACGCACATTCAGCCCGGAAGCAGAGCAGATCGAGTCAGACAACCGATCTTCCCATGAAGCCCGCCGCCGTGAGGAAAGACGCCGGCGGCGGTGCCGCATTCGGCATCTCCTGCCTCGACATCAAATCCTTCATTGCCTCGCTCGTGCTGCTCACCCTCATCATGGCGCTCTGGCAGCTCCACCCGTACCAGCCCATCCTCGCCAtcacccgctcctcctcctcttcctgcccaCTCCTTCCTCCAACTACCACCACCGTCGCatcctccctccccaccaccgccgccgccgccgccgctgtaccATTCTCCAACTCCACAGCCGGCAGAGCCGCATCAACAACCGCCGCCAGAGCGACAAGGCCAACCTCGCCGCCACCCCGTCTTCCAAAGGACCCCAACAAGCGGGAGCTGCGGCCGTACGGCAGCGCGGCGGCGCTGTTCGTCCAGATGGGCGCCTACCGTGGCGGCCCCCGCACATTCGCCATCGTGGGGCTGGCGTCCAAGCCGGCGCACGTCTTCGGCACCCCCTACTTCAAGTGCGAGTGGCTCCCCAACCCGgacccggccggcggcggcggcgcgccgaggCCCGTCCGGACCAAGGCGTACAAGATGCTGCCCGACTGGGGCTACGGCCGCGTCTacagcgtcgtcatcgtcaacTGCACCTTCCCGTCCAACCCCAACGCCGGCAACCGCGGCGGGAAGCTCCTCGTCCACGCCTACTACTCCACCGCCTCCCGCCGCTACGAGCGCTTCCTCGCGCTCCAGGAGGCGCCGGGGTCCTACGACGAGGCCCGCTTCCGCCCGCCCTTCCCCTACCAGTACCTCTACTGCGGCTCCTCGCTCTACGGCAACATCAGCGCGCCGCGCATGCGCGAGTGGCTGGCCTACCACGCGCATTTCTTCGGCCCAAGCTCGCATTTTGTTCTCCACGACGCCGGCGGCGTCAGCCAGGAGGTCAGGGCGGTGCTAGATCCGTGGCTAAAGGCCGGCCGGGTCACTCTCCAGGACATCAGAGCGCAAGCAGAGTACGACGGCTACTACTACAACCAGTTCTTGGTCGTGAACGACTGCCTCCACCGGTACCGCCACGCCGCGAATTGGACATTCTTCTTCGATGTCGACGAGTACATCTACCTCCCCGACGGGCGGACGCTGGAGGAGGTGCTCGGCCAGCTCGAGCAGTACACGCAGTTCACCATTGAGCAGAACCCAATGTCCAGCAAGCTCTGCGTGGAGGATCCAACCAAGGACTACCCGAGGTATGCTTTTCTTGCCTGCTTTCTTTATGTTAATCTTGCTGCTGCAATTGTCTATTCCTGTTGGAATCCAGCATAGATTCGTGCAATACAATACTGCAATCGGCGTAAGATATTCTCTTTTTACCGCATAGCATTCCTGGACAGATAAGTGTGTCTTACGATGCAGCTCCAGTCATTGTCAGTTTGTTTTGTTTATCGGCACACATGCTTCAAGAACCTAGCCACACTTGTTTATGCGGTAGGTTGGTCGTGTAGTGACTGTTTGGTTCCTTACtaattactacctccgtttcaaggaataataaCTGAAGGCTGTTTGACCTTGGTCCACTGCCATAAGCTATCTGTGAGACTTTCTAAATTAATCTTAGCCCTACATGTGAAATGCTGCTGGCAATTGAGGCTACTTTCCTGAGTTCTTCTTTTGCTTTGAGAGAGTGAACCTTTTTCCTTTGTGGTGCGGTGCCAGGTTATTCACTACATACAAATTTGTAAATCGTAAAGCAAAAGTACTTGTCACTAGAGGAGCAGAGGTAATTTTGTGTGCATCCTTGATGTCTCGACTACCTCTAGTATGTTGTTGAAAATTCCAGGTGTAATTGGTATATCCTCTCAGAAAAATAGGTAAATTATATAGTTTTTTTAAAATCTTTGGCACTTCCTTGTCCAAAGAATGTCTTCTCGAGTTGTGTTCCGGTGTCTCCCCCCTTCACTGAAGCAAAACCCTTTCTTCTCTCAGTCTAGGATTTTCATGTTCTCTTTGCCTGCGAGAAATCCCAATAAATTAAATACCTGAGATTTATGTCTCTACGACTGCCACCACTAGGAAATTGCATGAAGCAAAATGTAGTATTTCAATGGATATAGAGTCGTAGAGGCTAACCATCAAGGTTAAATCAGAGTCATGAATGTGTCTTAATCAATTTTCATAAAGCTAGTACGCAACATGTATATAAGTGAACCCTTATTTGTGTAACCTTTTTTGCTATGAACTGAACTGCTGCTTATCCATTTCTATTTGGTTCTCCTCTTTGCTTCCTTGGATTTAACTGGAGTATTTGAAAGTGTTTCCAAAGTACCCATGATTTTTTTCCGAAAAGGGGATAatcaccccagcctctgcatcatgatgatgcacacggctagATTTGAGCCAAACAAAGTATGTTATACAAAATTCACGGATCACTCATGGTCGATACATAAATCAACCAGAGAAACATCAAAACTTAGAAACTAAGCCAACTAAGCATCCTATAGTCGAATAGTGTGACACCATCCAGCCTGGGACAAGATATCCTGTGCGACCGTCTGGAGAtggttgcatccagtatccataaaCGCCCACAGTTGCACCCAGTGGAcgaccatatgaataacctgcataatATTGAAAGAAGTTGAATTGTTAAACACAATATTATTTCGAACCTCCATATTGACCAGCACAAAGTGGACACACCAATGCGTATTCGATCTTTTGCTTTTTTGTCAACTCTATTCAACCAATTGCCAAACATATTGGTAAAGTTAGCTGGAGGTGGGAGATCAAAAGCGAAATACACCATGCGCCAAAGTAATTTTGCAAAAGGACAAAAGCTATAAATGCGCCAAACTAACATTCATCAAAGTCTACACAAATGCAACCAATCCATCCATTTGTTCCCATGCAATAATCTCCGAAACTGAATATTCAGAGGTACCTGAGCTAACACATCTGCAACCAAGACATTTCTATGTTGCACTATGTGATATAAAGATGGATACTGCTGCACTAAAGTTTTATCTCCCAACCAaacatcctcccaaaatctaACAGCTGAACCATCACCTAAATTAAAGTGACCTCGTGCAAAGAAATCATCTTTCACATGCATTAGTCCCTTCCAGAAAGGAGAATCGGATGGTTTAACCTCAACTTGAGAGAGAGTCTTTTGAGATAGATATTTATTGTGTAGTAACTCCTGCCAAACCCCTTCTTCATTCAATAATTTGAAGAGCCATTTACTTAGAAGGCATTTATTCTTTAACTCTAGAACCTCAATACCAagaccaccttgatcttttggcctACATATAATATTCCATTTCGTTAATCTATACTTCCGCTTTTCTCCATCTCCTTGCCAAAAAATCTAGATCGATAAAAATCGAGTCTTTTCAGAACCCCTTTTGGAATCTCAAGGAAAGATAACATAAATATCGGTAAACTTGTCAACACATAATTGATCAAAACAAGTCTATGCCCATAAGATAAGAGCTTGCCTTTCCAGCATCCAAATTTGCCCTCAAATCGAGTTTCTACCAGATACCAATCTGAATTTCTAAGGGTTTTGTAGTGAATAGGAACTCCAAGGTATCTAAACGGCAAAGAGCCCACTTCACATCCAAAAATATGTTTATATTGCTGCTCCTCTTCCCTCGCTTTTCCGAAACAAAAtaa contains the following coding sequences:
- the LOC124676381 gene encoding galactan beta-1,4-galactosyltransferase GALS1-like — its product is MKPAAVRKDAGGGAAFGISCLDIKSFIASLVLLTLIMALWQLHPYQPILAITRSSSSSCPLLPPTTTTVASSLPTTAAAAAAVPFSNSTAGRAASTTAARATRPTSPPPRLPKDPNKRELRPYGSAAALFVQMGAYRGGPRTFAIVGLASKPAHVFGTPYFKCEWLPNPDPAGGGGAPRPVRTKAYKMLPDWGYGRVYSVVIVNCTFPSNPNAGNRGGKLLVHAYYSTASRRYERFLALQEAPGSYDEARFRPPFPYQYLYCGSSLYGNISAPRMREWLAYHAHFFGPSSHFVLHDAGGVSQEVRAVLDPWLKAGRVTLQDIRAQAEYDGYYYNQFLVVNDCLHRYRHAANWTFFFDVDEYIYLPDGRTLEEVLGQLEQYTQFTIEQNPMSSKLCVEDPTKDYPRQWGFEKLVFRNSITGVRRDRKYAIQARNAYATGVHMSQNVYGRTTHNTESLIRYYHYHNSINVMEEPCREFVPKPTNGSTVMFEGVPYLYDDNMKRLAGDIKHFEEVTVGAVYS